The following are encoded together in the Cicer arietinum cultivar CDC Frontier isolate Library 1 chromosome 2, Cicar.CDCFrontier_v2.0, whole genome shotgun sequence genome:
- the LOC101508092 gene encoding LOW QUALITY PROTEIN: glycosyltransferase family 92 protein RCOM_0530710 (The sequence of the model RefSeq protein was modified relative to this genomic sequence to represent the inferred CDS: substituted 1 base at 1 genomic stop codon), which produces MDTEQQRRKRKRVVGKHLHISSRSLFLCFSFIILLIFLSNYHGFFTHKPPLTSSTLSLLYSSASNSILDPLQPTTTTKAKTKTTSFTIQHQLIFPNHYLLIISNNHKKNQPHELECVYYNLRTNRSSPGSTEPVLDVQVKPVLSMDYYDESRSIARCPFPQTNYSTSGGSKVVDLRRNGEVGRWSLGVLKNQTPQSWERVAXEASLDDETVVVFVKGLNLRPHKISDPTHFRCHFGLKSFHKDGDGAAFLLSTRAVSVAQEIVRCTLPQSIRNKPDKANGVRVTVSNLSGNLRHQVRTLFPSVARIGGRVDRKRNGNEKYELCVCTMVWNQAYALREWIMYHSWLGVERWFIYDNNSDDEIEKVIKDLDFEGYNVSRKVWPWIKTQEAGFSHCALRAREECKWVGFFDVDEFFYFPNEFNHNNQPVQVFLGEKPLRSMVANFSSSKSIAEIRTACHSFGPSGLKSHPKQGVTIGYTCRLQYPERHKSIVRPDLLDPSLLNVVHHFQLKEGFESYNMPEGSVIVNHYKYQVWETFKAKFFRRVATYVVDWQEDQNKGSKDRAPGLGTEAIEPDNWSLRFCEVKDTGLKDYLMSYFADPTTKLMPWEKSFL; this is translated from the coding sequence ATGGACACAGAACAACAACGTCGAAAGAGAAAACGTGTGGTTGGAAAACACCTTCACATATCATCAAGATCACTTTTTCTTTGCTTCTCTTTCATCATCTTACTCATCTTTTTATCAAACTATCATGGTTTCTTCACACACAAACCCCCTTTAACATCTTCCACTTTATCACTGCTCTATTCTTCAGCAAGTAATTCAATTCTTGACCCTCTTCAacccacaacaacaacaaaagcaaaaacaaaaacaacctCTTTCACCATACAACACCAACTCATATTCCCAAATCACTACCTTCTCATCATctcaaacaatcataaaaaaaacCAACCCCATGAACTTGAGTGTGTTTACTATAATCTCCGAACGAACCGGTCTTCTCCCGGTTCAACTGAACCGGTCCTTGATGTTCAAGTTAAACCGGTTTTATCCATGGACTATTACGACGAATCCCGATCCATAGCAAGGTGCCCATTTCCTCAAACGAACTATTCAACCTCCGGCGGGTCTAAAGTCGTCGACTTGCGGCGGAACGGCGAAGTGGGTCGCTGGAGTTTGGGTGTTTTGAAGAACCAAACGCCTCAATCTTGGGAAAGGGTGGCTTAGGAAGCTAGTTTGGATGATGAAACTGTTGTGGTTTTTGTTAAAGGGTTGAATCTTAGACCCCACAAGATCTCGGATCCGACCCATTTCCGATGCCATTTTGGGTTGAAGAGTTTTCACAAAGATGGTGATGGTGCTGCTTTTTTGCTTAGTACAAGAGCTGTTTCTGTGGCACAAGAAATTGTGAGGTGCACTTTGCCACAGAGTATAAGGAATAAACCTGATAAGGCTAATGGTGTTAGGGTCACTGTTAGTAATTTGAGTGGGAATTTGAGGCATCAGGTTCGAACCCTTTTTCCTTCAGTTGCTAGAATTGGTGGTAGAGTTGATAGGAAGAGGAATGGTAATGAAAAATATGAGCTTTGTGTTTGTACTATGGTTTGGAATCAAGCTTATGCATTAAGGGAATGGATTATGTACCATTCTTGGCTTGGAGTGGAACGTTGGTTTATCTATGATAACAATAGTGATGATGAGATTGAAAAAGTGATCAAGGATCTTGATTTTGAAGGGTATAATGTTAGTAGAAAGGTTTGGCCTTGGATTAAGACACAAGAAGCAGGGTTTTCTCATTGTGCTTTGAGGGCTAGAGAGGAGTGTAAATGGGTAGGGTTCTTTGATGTTGATGAGTTTTTCTATTTCCCTAATGAGTTTAATCATAATAATCAGCCAGTGCAGGTTTTTCTTGGTGAGAAACCATTGAGGTCGATGGTTGCGAATTTTTCGTCTTCGAAGTCGATCGCCGAGATAAGAACAGCTTGTCATAGCTTTGGCCCTTCTGGGCTAAAGTCACACCCTAAACAAGGGGTTACTATAGGGTACACATGTAGACTTCAGTACCCCGAACGGCACAAATCCATTGTGCGGCCGGATTTGCTTGACCCGAGTCTTCTGAATGTGGTTCACCATTTTCAGCTAAAGGAAGGTTTTGAGAGCTACAACATGCCTGAAGGTAGTGTTATAGTGAACCATTACAAGTACCAAGTTTGGGAGACTTTTAAAGCCAAGTTTTTTAGAAGAGTTGCTACCTATGTTGTTGATTGGCAAGAAGATCAAAACAAAGGTTCAAAGGATAGAGCACCAGGACTTGGAACAGAAGCAATTGAACCAGATAATTGGAGTTTAAGGTTTTGCGAGGTTAAGGATACTGGATTAAAGGACTATCTTATGTCTTATTTTGCTGATCCTACGACAAAGTTGATGCCTTGGGAAAAGTCTTTTCTATAA